The following coding sequences lie in one Pirellulales bacterium genomic window:
- a CDS encoding NTP transferase domain-containing protein — protein MARQVAVVMAAGKGTRMKSELPKVLIPVLGRPMVRYVVDALRAGGIERIVVIVGYRGELVRQELQNEPGVEFAEQREQLGTGHAVMMSREALAQHQGPVLVVAGDSPMLQRDSVARLMAEYEHGHPACILGTGYKSDPRGLGRIVRDERRQFLRIVEERDASEAERAITEVNLSCYVFDGRELFGALDQLKPQNAQGEYYLTDCPGLLLAAGKEVRALDVLKPVESLSINTPDELAVVEAALREQK, from the coding sequence ATGGCCAGACAGGTCGCGGTCGTTATGGCCGCGGGCAAAGGGACTCGGATGAAGTCCGAGCTGCCCAAGGTGCTGATTCCGGTCCTCGGGCGGCCGATGGTCCGCTACGTCGTCGACGCGCTTCGCGCCGGCGGCATCGAGCGGATCGTGGTCATCGTCGGTTACCGGGGAGAACTGGTCCGGCAAGAGCTGCAAAACGAGCCGGGGGTCGAATTCGCCGAACAGCGCGAGCAGCTCGGCACCGGACACGCCGTGATGATGTCGCGCGAGGCATTGGCCCAGCACCAGGGTCCCGTGCTGGTCGTGGCGGGCGACTCACCCATGCTGCAGCGCGACAGCGTCGCGCGGCTCATGGCGGAATACGAACATGGACATCCCGCCTGCATCTTGGGCACCGGCTACAAGTCGGACCCGCGTGGGCTGGGGCGGATCGTGCGGGACGAGCGGCGCCAGTTTCTCCGCATCGTCGAGGAGCGAGACGCCAGCGAGGCGGAACGGGCCATCACCGAGGTGAACCTGAGTTGCTACGTGTTCGACGGCCGCGAACTGTTTGGAGCACTCGATCAACTGAAGCCACAAAACGCCCAGGGAGAGTATTACCTGACCGACTGCCCCGGCCTCCTGCTGGCCGCGGGCAAAGAGGTGCGGGCGCTCGACGTGTTGAAACCGGTCGAATCGCTGAGCATCAATACGCCCGACGAGCTAGCGGTCGTCGAGGCGGCGCTTCGCGAGCAGAAATAG